GGGATGAACGCCAGCAGGAAGACGAGCACCGTCAGCGGCAGCGCGAGCGGCACGCCGAGGATGAAGAGACCGGCCCCGATGCCGATCGCGTCGACGGCCGCGACGGCCGCCGTGCCGCGGATGTACGCGCCGAACGTCTCGACGGTCTTCACCCCGGCACGCTGCACGCGCGCGTACCACTCGCCCTCGAAGGGCCGGCTGAGGAACGCCCACAGCTGCGGGCCGTCCTTGAGGAAGAAGAACAGCACGACGACCAGGAGCACGAGGCCCGTGACGAAGGTCGCCACGGCCCCGACCCCTGCGACGGCGCCCGAGCCGAGGGCGTTGCCGAACTGCGAGCTCGTGACGAAGTCGGTGATCGACGCGAACCACTCGTCGAGCTGATCCTGCGAGGGGGCGAAGGGCAGGGTGTTCACCCAGGCCAGCACCTGCTGGAAGCCCTCCGTCGCGCTGTCGTAGAGGTCCTCCCACTGGCTGCGCACGGCGGCGACCATCGCCCACACGATGCCGCCGAGGACGACGACGATACCCAGCAGGACGATGACGGTCGCGAGAGTGGCGTTGATCCGTGCGCGCAGCCACCTCATGATCGGCTCGAAGGCGCACGCGAGGATGAGCGCGAGGAGGACGGGGACGACGACGACCGAGAGGGACTGATACGCGATCACGAGACCCGCGGCGAGGACGGCGACGGCGATGATCTGGATCGACCGCGTCGCCAGCGTGCCGAATCCGTCGCTCCACAGCGTCCGCGGCGTCGTGACCGATGCCGTGTGGATCGCCGCGCTGCGCTCAGCCGCTCGTCTGCCTCGTCCGAACATCGTCCGCCCCCTGTCGTCGTGACCGTGCCTTGAGCCCATCCTGCCCGATGAGCCCCGAACTTCCCGCAGCCTGACCGCGACGTCTCAGCTGCGCCAGCGCTCCCGACCGGCGAACGGGACCGCCTCGGGCCGGTCCGTCGACGTCGTGAGCACGACCCTGCGCCCCTCCTCCGCGGCGCGCAGGACTCCCGTCATGATGTCGAGCACGTGCAGCGCCATCGCTCCGCCCGCCCGCGGCTCGGCTCCCGGCGTCGTGCGGATGAAGTCGAGGAGGCCGACTCCGCGCGCGCCGTCCTCGTAGCCGCCGGAGACGGGGAGCACGCGCTCCGTCCCGTCAGCCCCGCGCAGGACCACGTCCCCGTCGAAGCGGTTGGGGTCCGGCACGAGGAGCGTGCCGTCCGCGCCGTGCACCTCGAGGGGCGAGGCCGTGGTCGCCGTGCCGTCGAAGCTCGTCACGATCGTCGAGAGCGCCCCGTTCGCGTGCTCGAGGATGCCCGACACGTGGGTGTCGACCTCGACGCGGATCGTCTCGCCCGCGCGAGGACCGGAGCCGATCACCCGCTCCGGACGCAGCCGCGACGCCGCTCCGCTCACGGCCACGACGGGGCCGAGGAGCGTGACGAGCGCGGACACGTAGTAGGGCCCCATGTCGAGCAGGGGGCCGCCGCCGGGCAGGTAGTAGAAGTCGGGGCTCGGATGCCAGCGCTCGTGCCCGGCGGTGACCATCGTGGCCGACGCCGCCAGCGGGCGCCCGATGAGGCCGTCGTCCACGGCGCGGCGCGCGGTCTGCACGCCGGTGCCGAGCACGGTGTCGGGGGCGGATCCCACGGAGACGCCCGCACGAGCGGCCGCGTCCACGATCTCGCGCCCCGACTCCACCGACAGGGCCAGCGGCTTCTCCCCGTACACCGCGCGACCGGCGCGGATCGCGGCGAGCGCGATCTCGGCGTGCGCAGCCGGGATCGTGAGGTTGAGCACGGTCTGCACGTCGGGGTGGCGGACGAGCTCGTCGACCGTCACCGCCCGCGCACCGGTCTCGTCCGCGACCGCACGGGCTCGATCGTCCGACAGGTCGGAGACGGCCGCGATGCGCACCGCGGGATGATCGCCGAGGGCGTCGAGGTACTGGCGCGAGATGTTCCCGAGCCCGACGATCCCTATGCCGTGCGGCCGGCCCACAGCAGCCCCCTCTCGACGATCCGGCGGACGTCGTCGTCCTGCAGCACCTCGGGGCTGTGTCCGGGGGTCGCGACGAACACGCGGCCCTCGCCCCACTCCCGCGTCCACACCGCGGGCGAGGTGACGGGCCGGTGCCACGGATGCCACGGACGGACGGGATGGGTCGTCGTCGCGAGCACGTCGATGAGATCGTCGTGCAGGACCCAGTACTGCTCCGTCGTGAGGGTGAAGTCGCCGATGCCCGCCGTGATGGGATGCGTGCGCCCGGCCTCGGTGATCTCGACCGTGTATTCGAGATAGTTGTCGCTCGGGTCCCCCACGACGAGGTCGGGGTGCGTGCTCGGATGCGTCGCGAACTGCCCTCCCACGAGCTGCAGGTAGTCGGAGCTGTTGCGGAACGAGTCGGCGATGCCGCCGTGCCATCCGGCGAGCCCCGTCCCCGCGCGCACCGCGGCGATGAGCCCGCGCAGCTCCTCGGGCTCGATCGTCGACATCGTCACGCTCTGCAGGATGAGGTCGGTCGACGCGAGCTCGTCCGCGTCGGCGTACACCTCGGTCGACTCCTCGACGCGCACGCGGTAGCCGTGCTCCTCGAGGAAGGGGATGAACAGCTCCGTCGCCTCGACGGGGCGATGCCCGTCCCAGCCGCCGCGGACGACGAGCGCCTTGGCCTCGGTCATGATGCTCCATCCACGGGTGTGAGGATCGATTCGGATGCCGCGCTGCGCTCGACGGCGTCGAGGACGCGCTGCACGCCGAGCGCCTCGTCGAATCCGGGCGACGGCTGGCGCCCCTCGGCGATGGCCGTGACCAGATCGACGACCTGGTGGGTGAAGACGTGCTCGTAGCCGAGGCCGTGCCCGGCCGGCCACCAGTTGCCCGTGTAGGGATGGACCGGCTCGGTGACCTGGATCCGCCGGAAGCCCTGGACGCCGTCCGCGTCGGACGCGTCGTAGAGCTCCAGCTCGTTCATCCGCTCGAAGTCGAACGCGATCGAGCCCCGGTCGCCGTTGACCTCGATGCGGTTGGCGTTGCGGCGCCCGAGCGCGAAGCGCGTCGCCTCGAAGACGCCGAGCGCCCCGCTGCCGAAGGAGGCGGTGAAGGCCACGGCGTCGTCGACCGTCACGGGGCCGCGCTCTGCGCCGGTGTCGGCACGTCCGCCGAGGCCGCGCTGCTCCGCGAGCACGGGCCGGGAGCCGACGAACGTGCGCAGCTGGGCGGACACGGCCTCGATGGGCTCGCCGACGAGCCACTGCGCGGTGTCGACGCTGTGCGCTCCGATGTCGCCGAGCGCGCCCGACCCGGCGATCTCCTTGTCGAGCCGCCAGGTGAGCGGCGCGTCCGGATCGCTCAGCCAGTCCTGAAGGTACTGCGCGCGCACATGGCGCACGGTGCCGATCCTGCCGTCCTCGACGAGGCGCCTCGCGTACGCGAGCGCCGGCGTGCGGCGGTAGCTGAAGCCGCACATCGCGCGCGTGCCGACGGGCGCGGCGCGCGCGGCCTGCGCCATCCGCTCGGCCTCCGCGACGGTGCGCGCCAGCGGCTTCTCGCACAGCACGTGCTTGCCCGCGCGGAGCGCCGCGATCGCCACGTCGGCGTGGATGTCGCCCGGCGCGCACACGTCCACGAGGTCGATGTCGGGCCGCGCCACGACGGCGCGCCAGTCGTCCGACCACTCCGCCGCGCCGAGCTCGGCGGCGGCCGCCGCCGCGCGGTCGGGCGACCTGCCCACGACGACCGTCAGCTCGGGGTCGAGGGGAAGGTCGAAGAAGCGCGGGGCGGTGCGCCAGGCGTGCGCATGCGCACGCCCCATGAAGGCGTGTCCGACCAGTGCCACCCGCAGCGTCGAGGTCATGGCGTCTCCTCCTGTGTCGCTCACATCGTGCCATATCGATGGAGCGTCAACAAATACGGCGTCGGCACCGCCGGCGATCTCGATCAGCCGCGCGGCATGAGCCCGAGGGAGAACACCGACCGGGCCCGCCGCGCCACAGCCTCCCGTTCGCCGGCCGGCGCGTCCGCGACCGTTCGCGCGAGCATCGCCACGACGAGCATGACGTCGTCGCGTCCGATGTCGTCGGCGAGAGCGCCCGTGGCGCGGCCCCGGTCCACGAGAGCCCCGATGAGGGAGATCATCCGTGCGCCGATGCGCTGCACGGCCGGGACGTCGCGAGCGGCGGCGACGGCGTCGACGAACGCCGCAGAGACCTTCGCCTGAGCGACGACGCTGTCGAACAGGTCGTCGAGGGTCGCGTCCGCCGCACGGGCGACGTGCTCGAGGTCGTCGATGTTGTCCTCGAAGACGGCCACCGCCAGCTCGATCTTCGTGGGGAAGTGCCGGTAGAGGCTGCCCTGCCCGACTCCGGCGCGCCGGGCGATCGCGCTGAACGGCGCGGCGAGCCCCTGCTCGGAGAAGATCTCGCGCGCGGCGTCGATGAGCGCGCGGCGGTTCTCCGCGGCCGCGGCGGGACCGCGATTCCTTCGGGACACCCCCTCGCTGCTCTCCGCCATAAGGCGTATCGTATAACCGGACAGGGTTGTCCGGTGGGCGGCTCGAACGCCCGCCCTCTCACGAAAGGAAGTCGCCATGAGCGATGCAGCAGCATCCGGCCCGCAGATTCAGGAGTGGGACGAGAAGATCACCGACGGCAGATTCGCCGGCAAGACCGTCATCGTGACCGGCGCCGGCTCCGGCATCGGACGCGCGACGGCCTCGCGCATCGCCCGCGAGGGCGGCAGGATCGTCGCGGTCGACGTGAGCCAGGAGCGTCTCGACGAGTTCGCCGCAGAGCTGCCCCAGGCGGCGATCGTCACGATCGTCGCGGACATCACCGACGATGCCGGGGTCGCCGCGATCGTCGAGGCGGCGGGCGGGCCGGCGGACGGGCTGGCGAACGTCGCGGGCATCATGGACCGCATGCAGCCGGCTCACGAGGTCGACCAGGACGTCTGGGACCGCGTGATCGCGGTGAACCTCACCGGAACGTTCAAGCTCATGAAGGCCGTGATCCCCGGCATGCTCGAGCGCGGCTCCGGCGCCATCGTGAACATCACGTCGGAGGCGGGCCTGCGCGGGTCGGCCGCCGGTGCGGCGTACACGGCCTCGAAGCACGCCGTCGTCGGGCTGACCAAGAGCAGCGCGTTCCTCTACGCGAACACGGGCCTGCGCGTGAACGCCGTCGCCCCGGGAGCCACGGCGACCAACATCGAGTCGTCGTTCGCCTCCGAGCTCGCCGCGCCTCGTCTCCAGCGGGGCATGGCTCTCATCCCGAGCGTCGCCCAGGCGAAGCAGCTCGCCTCGTCGATCGGCTATCTGCTCAGCGACGACGCCACGAACCTCAACGGCGTCATCCTCCCGTCGGACGGCGGCTGGTCGGCGGCATAGCCCGGCGCGCACGCCCCGAGCGCCCCGGCCGTCCGAGCGGACGGCCGGGGCGCTTCGTGTCGGCGGGACTCGGGCTCGCCGATCGCGCGCCCGCTCGCGCCGGCTCGGTCGCCGCGGCCGGGCGGACCAGGGCGGAACCGGCGCCGGGACGCATAGACGCCTGAGCCCCTACGCGGCGCCGCCCTGCGCCGGCTCGCCGAGCCGGGTCACCTCGACCCAGCCGACCGCGCCGGTGAGGGTCTCGAGCTCGTCCACCTCGACGCCGATCGCGGTGTGGGCGGCACCGGCCGCAGGATAGACCCGGTCGAAGCGACGCAGGGACTCGTCCAGCCAGACCTCCGCGCCGTCGGGGTTGCCGAAGGGACAGACGCCGCCGATGGGGTGGCCCGTCAAGGGCTCCACGTCGTCTGGGGCGAGGAACCGGGCCTTGTGCCCGAAGCGGCGCTTGAAGGCGCCGCTCACGAGGCGCGCGTCTCCCGCCGCCACGACGAGGATGGCCGACCGCTGGTCGGACGCGTACAGCGACAGCGTCTTGGCGATCCGGGCCGGCTCCACGCCGAGCCCCGCGGCGGCCAGCTCCACCGTGGCGCTGGAGCCGGGGAGCTCGATGACGTCGTCCGCCCGCCCGAACTCCGACAGATGCGCACGGACGGCGGAGACGCTCATGGCCTCCACTCTAGAGCCGACCGGCGGGGCGGGTCCGGCGAGACCGCGCCGTGGACGCAGAGACGGCCCCCGCCGCAGCGGAGGCCGTCTCGCTACTGTCTCAACACAGTGTGCGCCCCGAGGGACTCGAACCCCCAACCTTCTGATCCGTAGTCAGATGCTCTATCCATTGAGCTAGGGGCGCATCTTTCGCTGCCGAAGCAACCCCACGAGCATACAACGGGAGCGAGACCCTCGCAAAACCGGCATTCCTAGCGGGGTGTCGCAGAGAACTCAACCCCCTTCACCGATCCGCGCTCCCGGTCTATCGTGAAGCTTCTAGACCACACGAAGGGAGTCGACATGGGAATCCTCGACGACGCCAAGGAGACCGCGGAGACCGCGGCCCGCAAGGCCAAGGACGCGTGGGACGACGCCAAGGACAAGATCGGCGATCGCGCCGACGAGGCCAAGGCGGAGGCCGACGTGAAGAAGGCCGAGGCCGAGCGCGACTCGGTGAAGACGCGCAACGAGGCCAAGGAAAGCCTCCGCGACGAGAACTGACGCCGCAGCGAAGAGCGGGTCCCTCCTCGGAGGGGCCCGCTCTTGCGCGTCAGTCCGCGGACACCCTGTTCTCTGATCGACGATCCTTCGTCTCGACCGAGAGCCTCTGCAGGTCGACGAGCCGCAGCGCCTGCATGCGCGCCTCCCGCATCGAGACGTAGTCGGGATCCTGGTCGGGGCGCATGGCCTCCACGCGCAGGCGGCTGTCGAGGGTCGACGCGACGTCGCCCCACGCCGCCTCCCGCGACTGCTCGATGATCGCGAGCAGCGTCGACTCGTCCTCGAGCTCCGTGCGCAGCGCCTTCGCCACGCCGGCGTACTGCTTGGCCCGCCGCCGGAGGTTGCGCACGTCGCGGTCGCGGTAGTCGTGCGTCCCGTGCGGCTGGGAGTGCCGCCCCCACGCCGCCTTGCGCGCCTTGACGATGCCGAGCGCGGCCTGCTCCGACTCGTCGGCCAGTGACGTGACGGCCTGCCGCGCCGCGGGCAGGAAATGGGATGCGTCGAACGCCTCGTCGAGCGAGATCGTGCTCACGAGGATCCGGTTCTTCACCGCCAGTCTCGCGGCGGCATGAGCGATCGCGAGGCCTTCGGCGATCGCATCGGCGTTTCGTCCCACCGCACCTCCCGCCACCACATTAGCCGGGGATGCCGACAAGGTCGCGGGGCGCGAAGGCCCCGCGACCCGACGAGCCGCTACTCCGTGCGCGCCAGCCGCGCCCGGCGCTTGGAGATGGTGTAGATGCTGCCGGTCGTCACGCCCTCCTCTACCTCCTCGAGAGTGCGCCCCCGGCTCTCGGGAACCTGGGTGTAGACGAAGAGCACGGCGAAGATGCCGATCACCCCGAACCCGAAGAACGTCCCCGTGATGCCGACGGCGTCGACGACCGACGGGAAGTACAGGCTGAGGAACGCGTTCGCGATCCACAGCATGAACACCGCGATGCCCATTCCGAGCGCGCGCATGTGCATGGGGAAGATCTCGCTCAGGAGCACCCACGTCGCGATGTTGAGGAAGGTCTGCATCGACCCGACGAAGGCGACGACGAGGAAGAGGATCACGTACGGCCGCGCGGGGTTTCCCGCGGGCAGCGCGACGGATGCGATGCCGATGAGGAAGTGACAGATCGTCGTGAGCGAGTAACCGATGAGCAGCGTCGTGCGCCGGTTGATCTTCTCCATCATCCACAGCGCGATGACGCCGCCGACGACGGCGATGACGCCGGGCGCGATGTTGGCGATGAGGGCGGCCTGGGCCTCGAAGCCCGACTCGATGAGCACCGTCTGGCCGTAGTACATGATCGAGTTGATGCCGGTGAGCTGCTGGAACACCCCGATGCCGACGCCGACGAGCACGATGCGGATGAGCCACTTGCTGGAGAAGATGGAGCGCCACCCGATGCGCTCCTGGCTGCGCTCCGCCTCGGCCGTGAGCCGGATGTCGGTGAGCTCGGCCTCCGCGCGCTCGTCCGAGCGGATTGTGCGGAGCACGGCGAGCGCCTCCTCGTTGCGCCCCTGGGAGGCGAGCCAGCGCGGAGACTCCGGCACGCGCAGCATCCCGACGAAGAGGGCGATGGCCGGCAGGGCGCAGATCGCGAGCATGATGCGCCAGACGCCGTCGAGGTGGCCGAGGACGTTGCCGATGACGGCGTTGACGACGAAGGCGGCGAGCTGGCCGATGACGATCATGAGCTCGTTGCGCCCGGAGAGCGAGCCGCGGATCTCGTACGGGGCGAGCTCCGCGAGGAAGACCGGGACGACGGTCGAGGCTCCTCCCACGGCCAGGCCGAGCAGCACGCGGCCGACGACGATGACGCCGAACGACGGAGCGAACACGCACGTGAGCGTGCCGACGAAGAAGAGCACCGCGAGGGCGATGATCGTCTTCCTGCGCCCCCACCCGTCGGAGATGCGGCCTCCGAGCATCGCCCCCGCGGCCGCGCCGAAGAGCAGCGAGCTGGTGACGACGCCCTCCGTGAAGCTCGTGAGACCGAGCTCCTCCGTCATGGGCAGGAGGGCGCCGTTGATCACCCCGGTGTCATAGCCGAAGAGCAGGCCGCCGAAGGTCGCGATGAGGGCGACCGTCCCGAGGCGCTTGCGATGCGGCCCCGGGACGAGCGGCGGCAGGGTGGTACTCGATCCCTCCGAGGATGTGCTGGTCATCATGACTCCTTCGTCTCCCGACGCTTCGACGCGTCTTATGTCCTGACATTCTGTCACCGGACATATGTCTGGTCAACCAGACATATGTCACATTTCGAGCAGAGTCTCGACGGCTCAGGAGAGGTCGATCGCGACGGCGACGCCTTCCCGCGCCGACCGGGTCGCGGCGTCCGCCAGCACCAGCGCGGCGCGTCCGTCGTCGAACGACGGGCTGGAGGAGGCGCGCCCGTGCACGAGCGACACGAACGCGCGGAGCTCGGCCGCGTAGGCGTGGGCGTACCGCTCGAGGAAGAAGTCCTGGTACGGCGGCTTCGCCTCCACGGCTTCCGCCGTCGAAAGGCTCACGAGGCTCGTCGGCGCATTCGCCACCTGGAGCGAGCCGCGGGCGCCGAACGCCTCCAGCCGCTGGTCGTATCCGACGGCGCTGTGCCGGGAGTTGACGATCGTCACGACGGCGCCGGACGCCGCACGCAGCGTCGTCACGGCCGTGTCGAAGTCGCCGTGCTCTCGCGCACCCGGGTCGAACGTCGTCGAGCCCGTGGCGTGGACCTCCACGATGTCGGGCAGGAAGAACCGCGCCATGTCGAAGTCGTGGATGGTCATGTCGCGGAAGATGCCGCCCGACACCGCGACGTAGGCCGCAGGCGGCGCGGCGGGGTCGCGGCTGACGATCGTGAGCTGCTCCAGAGGGCCGATCTCACCGGCGGCGACGCGTTCGCGCACGCTCGCGAAGGCCGGGTCGAACCGGCGGTTGAAGCCGAGCGCGACGGGCACGCCCGCGGCCGCGATCCGGGGCCGGAGCGCGTCCACGCGGTCGATGTCGAGGTCGATCGGCTTCTCGCAGAGGACGGGAAGACCGAGCTCCACCGAACGCGCGATGAGATCGACGTGCGTGGGCGTCGGCGATGCGACGAGGACCGCGTCGATCTCTCCCGAGGAGAGGAGCTCCTCCGGGTCGTCGGTCACGCGTCCGCCGTGGCGGGATGCGACGGACTCCGCGCCGCTCACGAACGGGTCCGCGATCCACGACAGCGTCGTCTCGGGGTCGGAGGCGATGTTCGCGGCGTGCACCTGGCCGATGCGGCCCGTGCCGATGAGGCCGAGGCGAACGGGGTTCTGGGTCATTGCGTGTGCTCTTTCTCGAAGGGGAGGGATTCAGGCCCAGGCGCGCAGCGCCTCGCGGTTGACGCGCTGGTCGTCCGCGCGCTCCGCCCGGAAGGCGCCGATCGCGATGTCGGGACCGTTCAGCACGTCCTGCTCCACGACGACCCAGCCGTCGTAGCCGCCGCCGTGGACGAGGTCCATCACCCCGGCGAGGTCGACGTCGCCCCGTCCGAAGGCGACGAACGACCCTCCCGACCACACCTCGGGCATCCCGCCGCCGACCGCGAGGATCTCGCGCAGCCGCGCGAGATCGACGTCCTTCAGGTGCAGGTGGTTGATGCGCCCGCCCCAGCGGCGCACGGCGTCCACGGGGTCCCCGCCCGCGATGAGGAGATGGCCGGTGTCGAGCGTGAGCCCGACGTCGGTGTGCGCGATGAAGGCGTCGACCTCGTCCGGCGACTCCACGAACGTGCCGGCGTGATGGTGGAAGGTCGGCTCGAAGCCCGCGTCACGCACGATGCGGGCCGCCCTGTCGACGTTCGCGTACAGGCGCTGCGCGGCGTCGGCCGTGAGCGGGTCCGCCTCGGCGCCTCGCCCGGGAGACGCCCTCCGCGCCACGGATCCGTCGTCGGCGAGCGTCGGCAGCGGAAGCCTGGCGGGGCCGGTCTCCGCCCCCTCGGCGAAGACCGCGAGAGCCTCGCGCAGCTCCGGAAGCGATGCGGCGAACGCCTCGTCGTCCGAGAACGGCAGCTGGATCCATCCGCCGGACAGAGCGAGCCCGAAGCGCTCGAGCCGGCGCCGCAGCTCCGCTCCCCGCCCGAGGTATCCGACCGGGCCGAGGTCGACGCCCGCGTACCCCGTCTCCTGGAGCACCTCGCCGAGCGCGTCCGCGGCGACGGTCTCGGCGCCCTCCGGGGTGAGCTCGAACACTCCGAAGCTGACGGGCGCGCCCGCGACCGTGACGCTCACGACCGCACCTCCCCGCTGCCCCCGAGGAGCGGTCGCCGCGCCCGGACCTGCTCCTCGTACTCGACGCGCGCGGCCTGCGTCGACGCGAGGGTCGACGTCTGCGCGACGGGCACGTCCCACCATCCGCCGCCGTCGGGCGCGTAGACGTGCGGATCGCTGTCGATGTGGATGAACGTGGCACGATCGGATGCCTTCGCCCGTGCGATCGCCGCCCTCAGGTCGTCCACGGCCGATGCGCCGGGCGCGATCTCGATGGTGTCGATCCCGTAGCTGCGGGCGTTCAGCGCGAGGTCGACGGGCAGCACCTCCTCGCCCTGGAAGTTGCGGGCGAGCGGATCGTAACGCCGGTACTTCGTGCCGAAGCGCTGCGATCCGACCGTCTCGGAGAGATGGCCGATCGAGGCGTAGCCGTGGTTCTGGACGAGCACGACGATGATCTTGATGCCCTCGGCGACGGCGGTCACGAGCTCGGTGTTGAGCATGAGGTAGGAGCCGTCGCCCACCATGACGATGACGTCGCGGTCGGAGCCGTCCGCCACGGCGCCGCGTTTGACGCCGATGCCGCCCGCGATCTCGTAGCCCATGCAGGAGAAGGCGTACTCGACGTGATAGCCGAGCGGATCACGCACCCGCCACAGCTTGTGCAGGTCGCCGGGGAGCGACCCGGCAGCCTGGACGATGACGTCCTCCGGCGCGCTCGCCTGCTGCACGGCGCCGATGATCTCGGGCTGGCCGGGGAGGTCGCGGCCGGACGGGGCGAGCGCAGCGTCGACCGTCGCGTCCCATTCCGCCTTCTCCCGCGCGATCCGCGCGGCGTAGGACGGGTCCACGCGGAGGCCCTCCAGCGCCGCGGAGAGCTCGACGAGGGTCTCGCGCGCATCCGCGACGACGGGCAGCTGCGTGCCGTGCTTGTAGGCGTCGAACGCGGCGACGTTGACGTTGACGAACGTCACGTCGGGGTCTTGGAACGCCGTGCGGGACGCCGTGGTGAAGTCGCTGTACCGGGTTCCGATGCCGATCACGACGTCGGCCTCGGCCGCGAGCCGGTTGGCCGCGAGAGAGCCGGTCGCGCCCACCCCGCCGAGGTACTGCGGGTGGTCCCAGACGAGCGCGCCGCCACCCGCCTGCGAGGTGCCGACGGGGATGCCCGTCGCCTCGACGAAGGCGCGGAGCTCCTCCTCGGCGCCGGAGTAGACGACGCCGCCGCCCGCCACGACGAGCGGTCGCCTCGCCCCGCGGATCGCCTGCACGGCGCGAGCGAGCGCATCGCGGTCGGGACGCGGACGGCGGATGCGCCATTCGCGCTGCTGCAGGAACTCCCGCGGGACGTCGAGCGCCTCGGCCTGCACGTCCTCCGGCAGGGCGATCGTCACGGCTCCCGTCTCGGCGGGGTCGGTGAGCACGCGCAGCGCGGCGAGCGCGATCGAGTACAGCTGCTCGGGGCGCTCTACGCGGTCGAAGAAGCGCGAGACGGGGCGGAACGCGTCGGTCACCTGGATGCCGGTGTCGTGCGGATGCTCGAGCTGCTGCAGCACGGGGTCGGCGACGCGTGTGGCGAAGGTGTCGCTCGGGAGCAGCAGTGCGGGGAGGCGGTTCGACGTCGCGACCGCGGCTCCCGTGAGCATGTTCGCGGCTCCCGGGCCGACCGAGGCCGTCGAGGCGAACGTGCCACGGCGACGGTGGATGCGCGCGTAGCCCACGGACTGGTGGACCATGGCCTGCTCGTTGCGCGCCTGATAGTAGGGAAGCAGGTCGGGGTCGGCCTCGTTCAGCTGCCGCAGCGCCTGCCCGAGACCCGCGACGTTGCCGTGCCCGAAGATCCCGAACACTCCGGGGATCGTCCGCTCGCGGACATCGCCGTCCACGGTCCACTGCCTCGCCAGGAACTCGACGAGCGCCTGGCCCACGGTCATCCGCTGGGTGCCGCCCATGGGATCAGCCTTCCTTGTTCTCGTACGGGAGGCGGGTGTCGAGCTCCTGCCCCTCCCAGGTCTCGCGCACCCAGGCATGGCCGGGGTCGTCGCTGATGAGCCACACGCGCTCCGCGTCGGGCCCCGCCATGACGTTGAGGTAGTAGAGGTCGTACCCGGGCGGGGCCACGGCGGGGCCGTGATAGCCGTAGGGCACGAGGGCGACGTCGCCGGTCCGCACCCGCGCGTCGATGTCGATGCTCCCGGCGGGCGAGGAGTACGTGCTGAACAGCCCGAACGACGCCTCGGAGGTGCCGCTCTCGCCGCCGACGCGCGAGGGAGCCGTCTCGAAGTAGTAGATCTCCTCGAGGCGCGACTCGCGTCCCGGCTCCTGCTCGTCGTGCTTGTGCGGCGGATACGACGACCAGTTCTCGGCCGGCGTGATGACCTCGCACACGATGAACCGTGCCGCGTCGAGCGCCTGCGGGGTGCCGAAGTTGTGCACCTGACGGCTGGACGCGCCGGCTCCCCGGAGCTCGACGGGGATGTCGGACGCCGGGATCCTCCGCGTCGGGAAGACCTCGTCCGTGGGCGAGCTCGCCACCGCCACGCGCCCCGAGCCCGTCAGCACGCCCGTGGCCGCGGCCGAGAGGTAGAGGACGTCCGTCGGCCCGTCGAACACCGAGGGCCGCCCCGCGAGCTCGACCTCGTCGTCCGCCCCGCCCTCGCTCACCCGCACCGCGAACGAGCCGGCGAGCGGGACGACGAGCTTCTCCGTCCC
This window of the Microbacterium sp. AB genome carries:
- a CDS encoding AI-2E family transporter, yielding MFGRGRRAAERSAAIHTASVTTPRTLWSDGFGTLATRSIQIIAVAVLAAGLVIAYQSLSVVVVPVLLALILACAFEPIMRWLRARINATLATVIVLLGIVVVLGGIVWAMVAAVRSQWEDLYDSATEGFQQVLAWVNTLPFAPSQDQLDEWFASITDFVTSSQFGNALGSGAVAGVGAVATFVTGLVLLVVVLFFFLKDGPQLWAFLSRPFEGEWYARVQRAGVKTVETFGAYIRGTAAVAAVDAIGIGAGLFILGVPLALPLTVLVFLLAFIPIVGATVAGVLAALVALVANGPVAAVIAVAIVIVVNQLEGNLLQPVLMGRALKLHSLVILIALTIGTVLGGILGAILAAPLAAVVWGIVQVWDGPNTPARWARKKERPAV
- a CDS encoding Gfo/Idh/MocA family protein, whose amino-acid sequence is MGRPHGIGIVGLGNISRQYLDALGDHPAVRIAAVSDLSDDRARAVADETGARAVTVDELVRHPDVQTVLNLTIPAAHAEIALAAIRAGRAVYGEKPLALSVESGREIVDAAARAGVSVGSAPDTVLGTGVQTARRAVDDGLIGRPLAASATMVTAGHERWHPSPDFYYLPGGGPLLDMGPYYVSALVTLLGPVVAVSGAASRLRPERVIGSGPRAGETIRVEVDTHVSGILEHANGALSTIVTSFDGTATTASPLEVHGADGTLLVPDPNRFDGDVVLRGADGTERVLPVSGGYEDGARGVGLLDFIRTTPGAEPRAGGAMALHVLDIMTGVLRAAEEGRRVVLTTSTDRPEAVPFAGRERWRS
- a CDS encoding ThuA domain-containing protein is translated as MTEAKALVVRGGWDGHRPVEATELFIPFLEEHGYRVRVEESTEVYADADELASTDLILQSVTMSTIEPEELRGLIAAVRAGTGLAGWHGGIADSFRNSSDYLQLVGGQFATHPSTHPDLVVGDPSDNYLEYTVEITEAGRTHPITAGIGDFTLTTEQYWVLHDDLIDVLATTTHPVRPWHPWHRPVTSPAVWTREWGEGRVFVATPGHSPEVLQDDDVRRIVERGLLWAGRTA
- a CDS encoding Gfo/Idh/MocA family protein, with amino-acid sequence MTSTLRVALVGHAFMGRAHAHAWRTAPRFFDLPLDPELTVVVGRSPDRAAAAAAELGAAEWSDDWRAVVARPDIDLVDVCAPGDIHADVAIAALRAGKHVLCEKPLARTVAEAERMAQAARAAPVGTRAMCGFSYRRTPALAYARRLVEDGRIGTVRHVRAQYLQDWLSDPDAPLTWRLDKEIAGSGALGDIGAHSVDTAQWLVGEPIEAVSAQLRTFVGSRPVLAEQRGLGGRADTGAERGPVTVDDAVAFTASFGSGALGVFEATRFALGRRNANRIEVNGDRGSIAFDFERMNELELYDASDADGVQGFRRIQVTEPVHPYTGNWWPAGHGLGYEHVFTHQVVDLVTAIAEGRQPSPGFDEALGVQRVLDAVERSAASESILTPVDGAS
- a CDS encoding TetR/AcrR family transcriptional regulator, coding for MAESSEGVSRRNRGPAAAAENRRALIDAAREIFSEQGLAAPFSAIARRAGVGQGSLYRHFPTKIELAVAVFEDNIDDLEHVARAADATLDDLFDSVVAQAKVSAAFVDAVAAARDVPAVQRIGARMISLIGALVDRGRATGALADDIGRDDVMLVVAMLARTVADAPAGEREAVARRARSVFSLGLMPRG
- a CDS encoding SDR family NAD(P)-dependent oxidoreductase; translated protein: MSDAAASGPQIQEWDEKITDGRFAGKTVIVTGAGSGIGRATASRIAREGGRIVAVDVSQERLDEFAAELPQAAIVTIVADITDDAGVAAIVEAAGGPADGLANVAGIMDRMQPAHEVDQDVWDRVIAVNLTGTFKLMKAVIPGMLERGSGAIVNITSEAGLRGSAAGAAYTASKHAVVGLTKSSAFLYANTGLRVNAVAPGATATNIESSFASELAAPRLQRGMALIPSVAQAKQLASSIGYLLSDDATNLNGVILPSDGGWSAA
- a CDS encoding YbaK/EbsC family protein, which gives rise to MSVSAVRAHLSEFGRADDVIELPGSSATVELAAAGLGVEPARIAKTLSLYASDQRSAILVVAAGDARLVSGAFKRRFGHKARFLAPDDVEPLTGHPIGGVCPFGNPDGAEVWLDESLRRFDRVYPAAGAAHTAIGVEVDELETLTGAVGWVEVTRLGEPAQGGAA
- a CDS encoding asparagine synthase, with the protein product MGRNADAIAEGLAIAHAAARLAVKNRILVSTISLDEAFDASHFLPAARQAVTSLADESEQAALGIVKARKAAWGRHSQPHGTHDYRDRDVRNLRRRAKQYAGVAKALRTELEDESTLLAIIEQSREAAWGDVASTLDSRLRVEAMRPDQDPDYVSMREARMQALRLVDLQRLSVETKDRRSENRVSAD